A genomic stretch from Verrucomicrobiota bacterium includes:
- a CDS encoding cysteine desulfurase: MHTIYFDYNATTTPDPAVREAMLPFLGEVFGNPSSVHHVGRRARALLDDARDRVASVFACRPAEVVFTSGGTESVNLAIFGTARLLRNRGRHIITSAVEHHAVLHACQYLARTEGFELSVLPCDSEGRIHVDTLQRALRPDTILVSIQAANNETGTLQPVAELGAACRARSVAFHTDAVQWFGKQPFASIHQFNADLVTVCAHKFHGPKGAGALFIRSPLHPDPILFGGGHENERRAGTENLAAIVGLCEVIERFVREPVFPPAQLEPLTRTLIAGLAACPGVHFRGAATARLANTASFTVEGCDSIALLAGLDLEGVCASSGSACSSGSLEPSHVMTAMGVGASEANSLVRFSLGRESTTAEVDRVLAVFPTVVARIRSAAQKSDQQHRPQPAHSL, translated from the coding sequence ATGCACACGATCTACTTCGATTACAACGCGACGACGACGCCCGACCCCGCGGTGCGCGAGGCGATGCTGCCGTTCCTCGGCGAGGTGTTCGGCAATCCGTCGAGCGTCCACCACGTCGGCCGCCGCGCGCGGGCGTTGCTCGACGATGCGCGCGACCGGGTCGCGTCGGTCTTCGCCTGCCGGCCGGCGGAGGTTGTCTTCACCAGCGGCGGGACCGAGAGCGTGAATCTCGCCATCTTCGGCACGGCGCGGCTCCTCCGAAACCGCGGACGCCACATCATCACTTCCGCCGTCGAACACCACGCCGTGCTGCACGCCTGCCAGTATCTGGCGCGCACGGAAGGTTTCGAACTCTCAGTCCTGCCGTGCGATTCCGAGGGGCGCATCCACGTCGATACGCTCCAGCGCGCGCTTCGGCCGGACACGATTCTGGTTTCCATCCAAGCCGCGAACAACGAGACCGGGACCCTGCAGCCCGTGGCGGAACTGGGAGCGGCGTGTCGCGCACGCTCGGTCGCGTTTCACACGGACGCCGTCCAGTGGTTCGGGAAGCAGCCGTTTGCGAGCATCCACCAGTTCAACGCGGACTTGGTGACCGTCTGCGCGCACAAGTTTCACGGGCCGAAAGGCGCGGGCGCGCTGTTCATCCGGTCGCCACTGCACCCGGACCCGATCCTGTTCGGTGGCGGCCATGAAAACGAACGACGGGCGGGCACGGAGAACCTCGCGGCGATTGTCGGGCTTTGCGAAGTCATCGAGCGGTTTGTGCGTGAGCCGGTATTCCCGCCGGCGCAGCTCGAACCACTCACGCGCACACTCATCGCGGGGCTGGCGGCGTGTCCTGGCGTGCATTTTCGCGGCGCCGCCACCGCCAGGCTGGCCAACACCGCGTCCTTCACCGTTGAAGGTTGCGACAGTATCGCGCTGCTAGCTGGTTTGGACTTGGAGGGCGTGTGCGCGTCGAGCGGTTCGGCGTGTTCTTCCGGATCGCTGGAGCCTTCCCATGTCATGACCGCGATGGGTGTCGGCGCTTCGGAAGCGAATTCACTGGTCCGCTTCTCCCTCGGGCGGGAGTCCACGACCGCGGAAGTCGATCGAGTGCTGG
- a CDS encoding Lrp/AsnC family transcriptional regulator, whose translation MDPLLKLLHKNAALRPAQLAALLNSTEPEVAARIKDYESGQVILGYRTILNEEKLGVDIVRAVIEVKITPEREGGFNRLADRIARYDEVRSCHLMSGGYDLLVVVEGESLRDVASFVSEKLATLSGVVSTATHFMLKAYKEQGVLMSRERNEERLSVSP comes from the coding sequence ATGGATCCGCTCCTGAAGCTCCTCCACAAGAATGCCGCGCTCCGCCCGGCGCAACTCGCCGCATTGCTCAATTCCACCGAGCCGGAAGTCGCCGCCCGCATCAAGGACTACGAGTCCGGGCAGGTCATTCTCGGCTACCGCACAATCCTCAATGAGGAGAAGCTCGGGGTGGACATTGTGCGCGCCGTGATTGAGGTGAAGATCACCCCCGAGCGCGAGGGCGGCTTCAACCGGCTCGCCGACCGCATTGCGCGCTACGACGAAGTGCGGTCCTGCCATCTCATGTCGGGCGGCTACGACTTGCTGGTGGTGGTCGAGGGCGAATCGCTCCGCGACGTGGCGTCGTTTGTCTCGGAAAAACTCGCGACCCTCAGCGGCGTGGTCTCGACGGCAACGCACTTCATGCTCAAAGCCTACAAGGAGCAGGGCGTCCTGATGAGCCGCGAGCGCAATGAGGAGCGGCTTTCCGTCTCGCCGTGA